A genomic window from Glaciihabitans sp. INWT7 includes:
- a CDS encoding DEAD/DEAH box helicase, with product MVDALATKGIISPFPIQVQTIPMGLAGQDIIGQAKTGTGKTLGFGLPLLQSLGLNPEPGVKALVVVPTRELCVQVAEDLVLAASNRGTQVAAIYGGKAYEGQVEQLKAGAQVVVGTPGRLLDLASQRMLSLKDVKVMVLDEADKMLDLGFLSDIEKLFAQTSPTRHTMLFSATMPGPIVALARRFMNRPIHIRATDPDEGRTQANIKHVVYRAHSMDKDEVIARILQAEGRGKTVVFTRTKRAAAKLVEELNDRGFNAAAVHGDLNQEQRERAMAAFKAGKKDILIATDVAARGIDVNDVTHVINHTIPDDDDTYLHRAGRTGRAGKTGIAVTFVDWDDMHKWAAINKALDMGQPEPVETYSSSPHLFTDLDIPEGTKGRLASAGPVRAREPRPADSDLGGRSGGGRDSNGDRSRSGDRGGRSGDHGGTGRNSGRPAGATGGRPPREGSTDVVRESAEGGGTHDGTSPTRRRRTRSRRGGAGNTPPAS from the coding sequence ATGGTCGACGCTCTCGCCACGAAGGGCATCATCTCGCCCTTCCCGATCCAGGTTCAGACGATCCCCATGGGACTCGCCGGCCAGGACATCATCGGACAGGCCAAGACCGGAACGGGCAAGACGCTCGGCTTCGGACTCCCCCTTCTGCAGTCGCTCGGCCTCAACCCCGAGCCCGGCGTGAAGGCACTCGTCGTTGTGCCGACCCGCGAACTGTGCGTGCAGGTGGCAGAGGACCTCGTGCTTGCGGCCTCCAACCGCGGCACCCAGGTCGCCGCCATCTACGGTGGCAAGGCGTATGAGGGACAGGTCGAGCAGCTCAAGGCCGGCGCACAGGTGGTCGTCGGAACCCCCGGTCGCCTCCTCGACCTCGCCAGCCAGCGCATGCTGTCGCTCAAGGACGTCAAGGTGATGGTGCTCGACGAGGCCGACAAGATGCTCGACCTCGGTTTCCTCTCCGACATCGAGAAGCTCTTCGCGCAGACCTCCCCCACCCGCCACACCATGCTCTTCTCGGCCACGATGCCCGGCCCGATCGTCGCCCTCGCGCGTCGCTTCATGAACCGGCCCATCCACATCCGCGCGACGGATCCCGATGAGGGTCGTACCCAGGCGAACATCAAGCACGTCGTCTATCGCGCCCACTCGATGGACAAGGACGAGGTCATCGCCCGCATCCTCCAGGCCGAGGGACGTGGCAAGACCGTCGTCTTCACCCGCACCAAGCGCGCGGCAGCAAAACTCGTCGAAGAACTCAACGACCGCGGATTCAACGCCGCCGCCGTGCACGGCGACCTCAACCAGGAGCAGCGCGAGCGCGCCATGGCCGCGTTCAAGGCAGGCAAGAAGGACATCCTGATCGCCACGGATGTCGCGGCCCGCGGTATCGACGTCAACGACGTGACACACGTGATCAACCACACGATCCCGGACGATGACGACACCTACCTGCACCGCGCCGGCCGTACCGGCCGCGCGGGAAAGACCGGCATCGCCGTCACCTTCGTCGACTGGGACGACATGCACAAGTGGGCCGCCATCAACAAGGCGCTCGACATGGGCCAGCCGGAGCCGGTCGAGACCTATTCGTCCTCGCCGCACCTCTTCACCGACCTCGACATCCCGGAAGGCACCAAGGGGCGCCTCGCTTCCGCCGGTCCCGTTCGGGCGCGCGAGCCCCGTCCCGCCGACAGCGACCTCGGGGGTCGCTCCGGCGGAGGTCGGGACAGCAACGGCGACCGCAGCCGCTCGGGTGATCGTGGTGGCCGCTCCGGCGACCACGGCGGCACCGGGCGCAACTCCGGCCGTCCCGCGGGAGCCACGGGCGGACGTCCTCCGCGCGAGGGATCGACGGATGTCGTGCGCGAGAGCGCCGAAGGCGGCGGAACCCACGACGGCACGTCGCCGACGCGACGCCGCCGCACCCGCTCCCGCCGTGGCGGAGCGGGAAACACGCCTCCCGCCTCCTGA
- a CDS encoding ATP-dependent DNA helicase, with amino-acid sequence MAIRGFRQATAPSSGTSPLPLDASQRAVLDLADGVSAAVIGAPGSGKTATLVELVAHRVEHRGFAPEELLVLTSSRTTATRLRDILALRIGVPTNGPIARTVNSLAFEIVGNAARAAGVDAPRLATGGDQDSDLAQLIDGHLEDGSGPSWPDQLGPAVRRLRGFRTELRELLGRSTEYGVTPQRLRALGIERDRPEWVAAADFFADYFSVVSSSRSNQLDSTELVQFAIAALGRGEGGAAVDRLRLVIVDDLQEATRSTIGLLAALAARGVSVIALGDPDVAANAFRGGEPDSLARLGILLDLPHLVTLALSSVHRQEPVLREFTRRITDRIGTAGAFGQREARSAAGGSGDPGSRLAPVLKVFAESPARQWAAIARQLRERHLLDGVDWNRMAIVVRSGSSVPQIARALALAEVPTRTSVGGRALRDDHAARGLLTVVDVGVGRTPLDPTIAAELLLGPFGGLDKLAVRRLRLALRAEELAGGGTRSSDELLVDALGAPGRFATIDHRVGRNADRLARTLDAIGVAGAEGATIEELLWLAWDRSGLASEWFARATSAGIAADEANRDLDGVVALFTAAKRFVERQPGTAAQVFLDGVLDAEVPEDTLSPQSLADAVLVTTPSGTVGLEFDVVVVAALQDGVWPNLRLRGSLLSPQELVRVMTGLGDVTLDERRQVRDDELRMFALAVSRARRQVILAAVDNEDESASVLFSLAPAESETVETATQRPLSLRALTGRLRRELATGRRTPAERTAAASALALLARERIPGADPEDWHGLREVSTTDPVFAADEQVPVSPSRLEAFEDSPVDWFIDSVSGTQSSTAMGLGTIVHWAMETATDPTVDAVWGAIEGRWGELAFESPWLAEQQKRAARILAAGVAEYLADFAREGKVLVGAESRFSIDIDRATVNGSIDRVERSADGSVVIVDLKTGNPIVPQPKIDAHPQLGTYQLAYVQGVLDEFLDELGEHRAGGAKLLFVKKGTRGKLYREGNQAPLDEQQLEGFRTRIRQAAIGMAAAAFDGALDLDAWGSFDVGAKKLHRVRSVASD; translated from the coding sequence ATGGCTATCAGGGGGTTTCGGCAGGCGACGGCGCCGTCATCCGGCACCTCACCGCTCCCCCTCGATGCGTCACAGCGAGCGGTTCTCGACCTCGCAGACGGCGTCTCGGCCGCCGTCATCGGTGCGCCCGGTTCGGGCAAGACCGCAACGCTCGTGGAATTGGTGGCGCACCGCGTGGAGCACCGCGGTTTCGCCCCGGAGGAGCTTCTCGTTCTCACGTCCAGCCGCACGACGGCGACGCGTTTGCGCGACATCCTGGCGCTGCGGATCGGGGTGCCGACCAACGGTCCGATCGCCCGGACCGTCAACTCCCTCGCCTTCGAGATCGTCGGCAACGCCGCTCGTGCCGCCGGGGTGGACGCCCCGCGCCTGGCGACCGGCGGTGACCAGGACAGCGACCTCGCCCAACTCATCGACGGCCACCTCGAAGACGGATCGGGCCCCTCCTGGCCCGACCAGCTCGGTCCCGCGGTCCGGCGGCTGCGGGGTTTCCGCACCGAGCTGCGCGAACTGCTCGGGCGTTCCACCGAGTACGGGGTCACGCCGCAGCGTCTCCGCGCACTCGGCATCGAGCGAGACCGGCCGGAATGGGTCGCCGCCGCGGACTTCTTCGCCGACTACTTCAGCGTGGTGAGCAGCTCCCGTTCCAACCAGCTCGACTCGACGGAACTCGTGCAGTTCGCGATCGCCGCTCTCGGTCGTGGTGAGGGCGGTGCGGCTGTCGACCGGCTTCGTCTCGTGATCGTGGACGACCTCCAGGAGGCCACCCGATCCACGATCGGGTTGCTCGCCGCGCTGGCCGCCCGAGGCGTGTCGGTGATCGCCCTGGGGGACCCGGATGTCGCGGCCAATGCCTTCCGCGGCGGGGAACCGGACTCCCTCGCCCGCCTCGGCATCCTGCTCGACCTGCCCCACCTCGTCACCCTCGCCCTGTCGTCGGTGCATCGGCAGGAACCGGTGCTGCGGGAGTTCACCCGGCGCATCACCGATCGCATCGGCACGGCCGGAGCGTTCGGGCAGCGTGAGGCACGCTCCGCCGCGGGAGGGTCCGGCGATCCGGGATCCCGTCTCGCCCCGGTGCTCAAGGTTTTCGCCGAGAGCCCTGCTCGGCAATGGGCCGCGATCGCTCGCCAGCTTCGCGAACGTCATCTGCTCGACGGGGTCGATTGGAACCGCATGGCGATCGTCGTGCGCAGCGGATCCTCCGTGCCCCAGATCGCCCGGGCCCTCGCGCTCGCCGAGGTGCCGACCCGCACCTCGGTGGGCGGTCGGGCGCTTCGCGACGACCACGCCGCCCGCGGACTCCTCACCGTGGTGGATGTCGGAGTCGGTCGCACCCCGCTCGATCCGACGATCGCCGCAGAGCTTCTCCTCGGCCCGTTCGGCGGCCTCGACAAACTCGCTGTGCGGCGCCTGCGCCTCGCACTCCGGGCGGAGGAGCTGGCCGGAGGCGGCACGCGATCCAGCGACGAGCTTCTCGTCGACGCGCTCGGCGCGCCGGGCCGGTTCGCCACCATCGACCATCGTGTCGGACGCAACGCCGATCGACTCGCCCGCACTCTCGACGCCATCGGCGTCGCGGGCGCGGAGGGGGCGACCATCGAGGAGCTGCTCTGGCTGGCCTGGGATCGCAGCGGCCTCGCGTCAGAGTGGTTCGCCCGCGCCACCAGCGCGGGCATCGCCGCAGACGAGGCCAATCGCGACCTCGACGGTGTCGTCGCCCTCTTCACCGCGGCAAAGCGGTTCGTCGAGCGTCAGCCCGGCACCGCGGCGCAGGTGTTTCTCGACGGGGTGCTCGACGCCGAGGTGCCGGAAGACACCCTGTCTCCGCAATCGCTCGCCGACGCCGTGCTCGTGACCACCCCCTCCGGAACGGTCGGGCTGGAGTTCGACGTCGTGGTCGTCGCGGCCCTGCAGGACGGCGTGTGGCCGAACCTGCGCCTTCGCGGCTCGCTGCTCTCCCCGCAGGAGCTCGTGCGGGTGATGACCGGGCTCGGCGATGTGACGCTCGACGAGCGACGGCAGGTGCGCGACGACGAACTGCGGATGTTCGCACTCGCCGTCTCCCGCGCCCGCCGGCAGGTCATCCTCGCCGCCGTGGACAACGAGGACGAGTCGGCTAGCGTGCTCTTCTCGCTGGCACCGGCCGAGTCCGAGACCGTGGAGACAGCAACGCAGCGGCCGCTCTCGTTGCGGGCCCTCACCGGCCGGCTCCGTCGTGAGCTCGCGACGGGCCGGCGCACCCCGGCGGAGCGCACGGCAGCGGCATCCGCTCTCGCCCTGCTGGCACGAGAGCGGATCCCCGGCGCCGATCCCGAGGACTGGCACGGGCTCCGCGAGGTCTCGACGACTGATCCCGTCTTCGCCGCCGACGAGCAGGTTCCGGTCTCACCATCACGGCTGGAGGCCTTCGAGGACTCCCCGGTGGACTGGTTCATCGACTCGGTGTCCGGCACCCAGTCGAGCACCGCGATGGGGCTCGGAACGATAGTGCACTGGGCCATGGAGACGGCGACCGATCCGACCGTGGATGCGGTCTGGGGTGCTATCGAGGGTCGGTGGGGGGAACTCGCTTTCGAGTCGCCGTGGCTCGCCGAGCAGCAGAAGAGGGCTGCGCGGATCCTCGCTGCCGGGGTTGCGGAGTACCTCGCGGACTTCGCCCGTGAAGGCAAGGTGCTCGTGGGGGCGGAGAGCCGGTTCTCGATCGACATCGATCGGGCGACGGTGAACGGGTCCATCGACCGCGTCGAGCGGTCTGCCGACGGCTCGGTGGTGATCGTGGACCTCAAGACGGGCAATCCGATCGTGCCGCAGCCGAAGATCGACGCGCATCCGCAGCTCGGCACCTATCAGCTCGCCTATGTGCAGGGCGTCCTCGACGAATTCCTCGACGAACTCGGTGAGCACAGGGCCGGCGGGGCGAAGCTGCTCTTCGTGAAGAAGGGAACCAGGGGCAAGCTGTATCGAGAGGGAAACCAGGCGCCGCTCGACGAGCAGCAGCTCGAGGGATTCCGCACCCGCATCCGCCAGGCGGCCATCGGCATGGCCGCCGCGGCATTCGACGGTGCCCTCGATCTCGACGCCTGGGGGTCGTTCGACGTCGGTGCGAAGAAGCTGCATCGCGTGAGGTCGGTGGCCAGTGACTGA
- a CDS encoding endonuclease/exonuclease/phosphatase family protein — protein MFRRLLAALLLILGAAAVLLFGWPQLFSLQRAPGIAQLVSFRAAGAAGGAVILLLLLVISAANPRFRRLGLSLCALALVFVLLNAAVLSSRGFGGGTLPARAGADVTVVSWNTLGGAPGAAVIAKLAIESDADIVSLPETTEQTATAVAVLMTAAGLPMVAHTVAHGQISKSRSTSVLISTALGAYHLDESAGSTGTLPSLVMVPDSGTGPTIVAAHPVAPQPIELENWKSDLRWLAGACPGGNVILAGDFNSTLDHLAGLGAAPGTTVGACTDAALRAHAAAVGTWPTVAPALLGAPIDHVMTTANWAVVGVRVVENLDRAGSDHRPIVVRLRPAG, from the coding sequence ATGTTCCGCCGCCTGCTCGCTGCCCTGCTCCTCATCCTGGGGGCAGCAGCGGTGCTCTTGTTCGGTTGGCCGCAACTGTTCTCGCTCCAACGAGCCCCCGGAATCGCGCAGCTCGTCTCGTTCCGCGCGGCCGGAGCCGCGGGCGGCGCCGTCATCCTCCTCCTTCTGCTGGTCATCTCCGCCGCCAATCCGCGTTTTCGACGGCTCGGGCTGTCCCTTTGCGCGCTCGCCCTGGTCTTCGTGCTTCTCAACGCCGCAGTGCTCTCCAGCCGTGGCTTCGGCGGCGGCACTCTGCCCGCCCGGGCCGGGGCCGACGTCACCGTCGTCTCGTGGAACACTCTGGGCGGTGCGCCGGGCGCCGCGGTGATCGCGAAACTCGCCATCGAGTCGGATGCGGACATCGTCTCGCTGCCGGAAACCACAGAGCAGACGGCGACCGCCGTCGCCGTGCTCATGACCGCGGCGGGCCTCCCAATGGTGGCCCATACCGTGGCCCACGGGCAGATCTCCAAATCACGGTCGACCTCAGTGCTCATCAGCACCGCGCTCGGGGCCTATCACCTCGACGAATCCGCCGGCTCCACCGGCACCCTCCCGAGCCTCGTGATGGTGCCCGACAGCGGAACCGGTCCGACCATCGTGGCGGCCCACCCGGTGGCGCCGCAGCCGATAGAGCTCGAGAACTGGAAGTCAGACCTCCGGTGGCTCGCGGGAGCGTGCCCCGGCGGGAATGTGATCCTCGCCGGTGATTTCAACTCGACTCTCGATCATCTCGCCGGCTTGGGCGCTGCACCGGGCACCACCGTCGGCGCCTGCACGGACGCCGCCCTTCGTGCGCACGCCGCTGCCGTCGGCACGTGGCCGACCGTCGCCCCTGCTCTCCTCGGCGCCCCCATCGACCATGTGATGACGACGGCGAACTGGGCGGTCGTGGGTGTGCGCGTCGTCGAGAACCTCGATCGAGCGGGGAGTGACCACCGGCCGATCGTCGTTCGGCTGCGTCCGGCTGGCTGA
- a CDS encoding PHP domain-containing protein encodes MPGSIDLHTHSSVSDGTETPTELVRAAVAAGLGTVAITDHDSTAGWQEAFAAASGTGLTVIPGMELSTNYGPASVHMLAYLFDPTDATVVAETARIRDGRLHRAERIVERIAADYDITWADVLAQSVDGGTLGRPHIADALVAKGLVSDRSAAFESILHWRSGYYEKYYAPSPLEGVRMIVAAGGVPVLAHPATHGRYRVIEEHAIAELVAAGLFGLEIHHRDNTEDGKVRLYELAAKYDLVVTGSSDYHGEGKPNRLAENTTEPEALARIVAAGSGSAPYRG; translated from the coding sequence ATGCCCGGATCGATCGACCTGCACACCCACAGCAGCGTCTCCGACGGCACCGAGACACCGACCGAGCTCGTGCGGGCGGCCGTGGCGGCTGGACTCGGCACTGTGGCGATCACGGACCACGACTCGACCGCGGGATGGCAGGAGGCTTTCGCCGCGGCATCCGGAACCGGCCTGACCGTGATTCCGGGCATGGAGCTGAGCACGAACTACGGTCCGGCGAGCGTGCACATGCTCGCCTACCTCTTCGATCCGACGGACGCAACGGTGGTCGCGGAGACCGCGCGGATCCGGGATGGACGCCTGCACCGCGCCGAGCGCATCGTCGAGCGCATCGCCGCCGACTACGACATCACCTGGGCCGATGTGCTGGCCCAGTCGGTGGACGGGGGAACGCTCGGGCGACCCCACATCGCCGACGCCCTCGTGGCGAAGGGTCTCGTGAGCGACCGCAGCGCCGCGTTCGAAAGCATCCTGCACTGGCGCAGCGGCTACTACGAGAAGTACTACGCGCCCTCTCCGCTCGAGGGCGTCCGGATGATCGTCGCGGCAGGGGGAGTGCCGGTGCTCGCGCACCCGGCCACCCACGGACGCTACCGGGTGATCGAGGAGCACGCGATCGCGGAGCTCGTGGCTGCGGGTCTCTTCGGGCTGGAGATCCACCACCGGGACAACACCGAAGACGGAAAGGTGCGCCTCTACGAGCTCGCCGCGAAGTATGACCTGGTGGTCACCGGTTCGAGCGACTACCACGGCGAGGGCAAGCCCAATCGTCTCGCCGAGAACACCACGGAGCCGGAGGCACTTGCGCGAATCGTCGCAGCCGGTTCCGGCTCGGCTCCCTATCGCGGCTGA
- a CDS encoding DUF3107 domain-containing protein, translating into MDIRIGITNSPREINLESSQSAADVEGIVTAALASDAKFFKLVDQKGNVYVVPVATFGYLEIGSEESRRVGFVA; encoded by the coding sequence GTGGACATAAGAATCGGCATCACCAATAGCCCCCGTGAGATCAACCTCGAATCGTCGCAGTCGGCGGCGGATGTCGAAGGCATCGTCACCGCGGCTCTCGCCTCAGACGCGAAATTCTTCAAGCTCGTCGACCAGAAGGGCAACGTCTACGTCGTTCCCGTGGCGACCTTCGGCTACCTGGAGATCGGCTCTGAAGAGTCCCGTCGCGTCGGTTTCGTGGCCTGA
- a CDS encoding ferritin-like fold-containing protein, whose amino-acid sequence MVSLFSRRPRRTDAPRLKPRREPVAQVDRVDLAELTPELLPYLGQAAYVQLALFETLSRAVSVAPTAASKVAVSRVAALALAKHHGLAAEIKRLGHEPGPAMAPFAARIDEYAHTTLGADWYEMLVTAYLTAGLLGDFQVQLAAGLSADARARIIPLLSGDDGHAMLVDELRSAIDANPKLASRLAMWGRRLVGDTLLIARSSLTNIGHSQRDEARLEPAFTELIASHTRRMDALGLTA is encoded by the coding sequence GTGGTCTCCTTGTTTTCTCGACGTCCCCGGCGCACTGATGCTCCCCGCCTCAAACCGCGGCGTGAGCCCGTCGCGCAGGTCGACCGCGTCGATCTCGCCGAACTGACTCCCGAGCTTCTTCCGTACCTCGGCCAGGCCGCCTACGTGCAGCTCGCGCTCTTCGAGACTCTCAGCCGCGCGGTGAGTGTGGCGCCGACCGCAGCCTCGAAGGTTGCGGTCAGCCGCGTGGCGGCCCTTGCGCTGGCGAAGCACCACGGCCTCGCGGCGGAGATCAAGAGGCTCGGACACGAGCCGGGCCCCGCGATGGCTCCCTTCGCCGCCCGAATCGACGAGTATGCCCACACGACGCTCGGGGCGGACTGGTACGAGATGCTGGTGACGGCATATCTCACCGCAGGACTCCTCGGCGACTTCCAGGTTCAGCTCGCGGCGGGGCTCTCCGCCGATGCCCGCGCACGCATCATCCCGCTGCTTTCCGGGGATGACGGCCACGCGATGCTCGTCGACGAACTGCGGTCTGCCATCGATGCCAACCCGAAGCTCGCGTCCCGGCTGGCCATGTGGGGACGACGTCTCGTGGGAGACACCCTGCTCATCGCCCGGTCATCACTCACGAACATCGGTCACAGCCAGCGCGACGAAGCCCGGCTCGAGCCGGCTTTCACCGAGTTGATCGCGTCGCACACGCGACGGATGGATGCCCTCGGCCTGACCGCCTGA